One region of Populus trichocarpa isolate Nisqually-1 chromosome 4, P.trichocarpa_v4.1, whole genome shotgun sequence genomic DNA includes:
- the LOC18097964 gene encoding serine/threonine-protein kinase D6PKL1 codes for MEPPPWLDDLADDLQSISFTSTTTTTTTLHRSTSSGSSSASLTPAPSTHTSFSSKSTSKHSLSLSDLRFSLRLGSGDIGSVYLVELKAKPNEKESPVFAAKIMDKKELVSRSKEGRARTEREILETLDHPFLPTLYACIESQRWLCLLTEFCPGGDLHVLRQRQPLKRFEETAVRFFASEVIVALEYLHMMGIVYRDLKPENVLVRSDGHIMLTDFDLSLKCDDSTSTPQIISDKNHAAAAPKNDYLVEHPRYTSSSCIIPNCIVPAVSCFHPRRKRKKKMGNRGGPEFVAEPVDVRSMSFVGTHEYLAPEIVSGEGHGSPVDWWTLGIFMFELFYGVTPFRGVDHELTLANIVARALEFPKEPVVPATAKDLISQLLVKDPARRMGSTMGASAAKHHPFFQGVNWALLRCTPPPYVPPPFNTEVVSDESCPETPVEYY; via the exons atGGAGCCTCCTCCATGGCTGGACGATTTAGCCGACGACCTCCAAAGCATAAGTTTCACATCcaccaccacaacaacaaccacaCTCCACCGGAGCACCAGCTCCGGCTCCTCCTCCGCCTCACTCACTCCTGCTCCCTCCACTCACACATCTTTCTCCTCTAAATCCACAAGCAAacactccctctccctctctgatCTCCGCTTCTCCCTCCGCCTGGGTTCCGGCGACATCGGTTCAGTTTACCTAGTCGAACTCAAAGCTAAACCTAATGAGAAGGAATCTCCGGTTTTTGCGGCGAAAATCATGGATAAGAAGGAGTTAGTTAGCAGAAGTAAAGAAGGAAGAGCGAGGACTGAGCGGGAAATACTTGAAACTCTGGATCATCCGTTTTTGCCTACATTATACGCTTGTATTGAATCTCAACGATGGCTATGTTTGTTAACGGAGTTTTGTCCCGGCGGTGACCTTCATGTTCTCCGTCAACGCCAGCCTCTTAAACGATTCGAAGAAACCGCCGTCAG GTTCTTTGCATCGGAGGTGATTGTGGCTTTAGAGTACCTTCATATGATGGGGATTGTTTACCGTGATCTCAAGCCTGAAAATGTTCTTGTTCGATCAGATGGTCATATAATGCTCACTGATTTTGACCTCTCGTTAAAATGTGATGATTCTACGTCAACGCCTCAGATCATCTCCGACAAAAACCACGCTGCTGCAGCCCCGAAAAATGACTACCTGGTTGAGCATCCTCGTTATACTTCATCTTCATGCATTATTCCTAACTGTATAGTCCCTGCTGTTTCATGTTTCCACCCAAGACGTAAACGCAAGAAGAAGATGGGCAACCGAGGTGGGCCTGAGTTCGTAGCCGAGCCCGTTGATGTTCGGTCGATGTCATTTGTTGGGACCCACGAGTATTTGGCGCCGGAGATTGTATCCGGCGAGGGCCATGGTAGTCCTGTGGATTGGTGGACACTAGGAATATTCATGTTCGAACTATTTTATGGGGTTACGCCTTTTAGAGGTGTTGACCATGAGCTAACCCTAGCTAATATCGTGGCTCGAGCACTCGAGTTCCCTAAAGAACCAGTTGTGCCTGCCACAGCCAAGGACCTTATTTCGCAGCTACTGGTTAAAGATCCGGCAAGACGAATGGGTTCCACCATGGGTGCATCGGCAGCCAAGCACCACCCTTTTTTCCAGGGGGTTAATTGGGCATTGTTGCGATGTACACCTCCACCATATGTTCCTCCACCATTTAATACAGAAGTTGTATCAGATGAAAGTTGTCCTGAGACCCCTGTAGAATATTATTAG